Genomic segment of Salarias fasciatus unplaced genomic scaffold, fSalaFa1.1, whole genome shotgun sequence:
acgagaggaggaggagagctgcaccATTCTGTGATCTGACCACATCCTGCAGCGTCTCATCCTGCAGTGGCGTTAAAGCCGgcgctctgctctggtcctgcaggcagACCGCCGGGACGGGAGCTCAGAGCTCcgcctctctccatcctctgatTCTGAGttcacacagctccagcagcttcgcagcaggtggaggagggaggaccaTTCAGACTGGAATCACTCCGCTCCTTTACAGTCAGCTTCTTTAGTTCCTGGATGAATTCTGCACATTATGAGTGTTTAGCTTCACACTGACCATCAGGCTGGAAGAGGGAACACTGATGATTCCTCCTGAAACTCACTGAAGAGACTgaaagatgatgaagatgatggtgatgaagatgatgtgTGTGCACTAATTGAATAAACGTAATGTGTCACCTCACTGCTCTGTGTGAAACAGACTTTTATTGATGCAACATTATGTCAGATAATAAAAGTTATAAAGAGTAAGAAGAATTCTGGTCAGAACGAAAGATGGAAACAGACTTTTATTGCTCGGCTCTTCTAGATTTCACTCCTTTAGTTTGACTtgtgcaccttttttttttagaactttttattttgatttcttttttcatttgaacaGAAACCCATCTGAGACAGGGTGATTGTTGGAAAATAAAGGCACAAAACATATTGCATAGATAGATGTtactgaaaatgatgcaaatgTTCATCTGGTAAACAataaaccaaagaaaacaagcaTGGAGAAGAAcatcagtaaataaataaatgacttaTGAGTGTTTCCACATGTTTGTTCAGCTTCTCTTCCAGGAGCACCAGGCTCTCAGGACAACATGAGTCCTCTGAGCCTTTTCACTCGTCCCTGTTGGAATATTTCATAACATAAAACTGGAGTTTCACGGTTTCGGCTGTGGGCTCCACCAAGTCTGTCTCCTCCCCTTTTGATCACGTTGACCATCTTCTCTGCCATGATTTAGTGTAAAACTCCAGCGATCAGCAGGTTCtttatttatgaaaacactCCTGAGGCCCTTCACACTGAACAGTCATGGTAGAAAGTTGAAGGTGGAACATGAGGGGAATCCACCCTCACAGCCTTCCAGGTGAACTGTGATTTATTAAAGGAAGCATGAACACAGATCTGTGAATGAACACTTTAATAAATCTGATCACTTTTGGAGCACgtcattttctgcttttgtgtgCATGTACACTTTTAGACTGGATCCTCCGTGATGTTTTATGAATGAGGCTTTTGTGCTCTCAATTCAATTCTGCCACCTTGACATCTTGAGCAAATCCTGACCATCAACAAACGTTCATTCATTATCTTCCGCTTCTTTCCTTTCGGGGtggcgggtggctggagccgatcccagctgctatGGGCGACGGcggggtatgccctggacaggccgccagtctgtcgcagggctgacatgtATATACATACAGACgtacaaccattcactcacacattcatacccaggggcaatttagggtgaccaattaacctgacgtgcatgtttttggaccgtgggaggaagccggagaacccggagagaacccacgcacacacggggagaacatgcaaaccagggccggcgcgggcttgTCAGGCACCCTGGGCAAAACTGacgccccgtggtagtgtcgagttgttgagcgggggggggggggggggggggggggggggggggtcggaaATATTTGTCGACGGGCGCGAGCAAGCGAACCAAGCAGTGCACTGCTCAAACAGCCGTCACAGCAGCGCAACTTGGGCGGTGCGCCTCACAGCCACATCAAgcgcccccctatggctcggcgccctgggcaactgccccggatgcccagcctaatcgccggccctgatgcaaactccacacagaatttCACTTCAATCATCAAAAAGGAAGAAACATTAAAGTCTAAAGAATGGAAGTAAAGCTGAAATCATGGCTGTGCTGTGACGTCGACCTCATGAAGTTGTTTATTAACAGAAGCGTTTCCAGGAAAGACCTTCGTTTCACATCAGTGCTGAAGGGGGAGCAGCTTCATAAGAGTTGCAGCTTCCTGTAAACAGGACAAGCAGAGAGCAGTGCAGCTTCACTGAGACACTccctggaacaaaaacaaaaaaacaacaaaccttATTACAGACCCTGTCTGTCTGAAGATTAACACTGAAGGATCCAATATAAATGAGTTGAATGAGTTCATTCTGTCCTCAGCTGGTTGATGATGGACTGTCTCTATTTTTCATCCATATAAAGTCAAAGTCATTTTGAAACTGAAAGCACCCGGAGAAGGatgctttcactttcactgtgaCTGAGTCTGCAGTGGGAGGGTTTCCTGAGCTGAATAAAAGCAGCAGACACATCCTCCCTCCTCAGTTTGCAGTAAAGCTCAACCTTCACCAAGACTCTGCTCGACCTCAGCATGGACCAGAACTTCAACCAAAACCTGGCCGGCAACCTGTTCAACCCCGCCATGGGTGGAGGCTTCTTCAACCCAGCTATGGCTGCAAACTTCTTTAATCCAGGCATGGCAACCAGCTATGGTAAGtctccagatgtgtgtgtgtgtgtgtgtgtgtgtgtgtgtgtgtgtgtgcgcggctgtttttttttttttttacagtgcagctcATTTCAGGGGAAAAGAGGCCATTTCCTGTAAGTgctgcagtctctctctctctctctctctctccccccccccccccccccccccccctctctctcagcTCTGATCTATCTTGTGAGAATCGGGGAGGGCAGTGTaccactttgtgtgtgtgtgaggggcgGTGTGGGGTATACTACTGTATTATCAGTGAATTCTAAAATCTACGATGACAGAGGCAAAGCGGTGTTTGTCACTGTGAACCAGCGTGTCCTGGAGAGATTCGAACCTTCAGCGGCTTCACTGAAGTCCTGGACTGGTGTTTCACTCATGTAGTGCAGCAGATAAATGAAACTATCGTTCAAAATGTGATACAATTCCTCACTTGGCACAAATACTCCTTAGgggttgtttttttgaaaaaaatatgctGGCCACCTGAAATTCAAGATGGCtgccatttttcaagatggccgccattCTGGCATAGTTTACCACAGAATCTCATCGCAGTAACACATTTAGTTAATCTTGGTGTTGAAAAGGAGGTGTTCAAGACAAGGAAACCCTAATGTACAATTCTGAGATAaacttgaagcttctttctacCATTTCTagccaaaaatgtaaaaaattaaCAGGGGAACATTGCATTTGCAACGAtataaaagaaaagtttttagAGAGGTACATGCACATCTGCAACATTCATTTCCATTTAGTATGTGCACTGAGCACAACTAACTGTATATGTTAGCTGTCAAATATCATTTCCATGTCCAAACCAGAGTCAGATTAGTAAATAACTATAAATATGTcaaaatgtacacacacattgGCCCTGGAAGTTGCTAAATGAGAGTGTGTAGTATGAGGTGTACAGTCTTCTCTgtactttattttctttgtgcttAAAATCCAAATGAGCTAGAAGTGGGCCAAATCCTCACATCTGCAGTTACATAGTGCAGTACAGCTCAGACCAAAGCGGTAGCATTTTCATCTTCCTCCATTGCATTCTGACTTGCATCCACACTTGGCCAGCTGTTGGCAACTTTCTGCAATGGGAGGAAGTGTTGTCCAGAAGAGCTGCCACTGATCACCCTTCTTTGTCCAACCCCAGTCAGCAGGACTCTGTAAAGGGAAAGGGAAGGTTCCTGGGGATTCAGAAGTTCAAAAATCACATTCTTCATGGTGGAGAATGTATGATTTGGCAAACACAATCATCCATATTGGTCAAGTCTGCGCATCTTTATTACAAAAAGTAATATTCCGCAATTGATTAAGATGGCCAACTTGAAAAATGGCAGCCATCTTGAATTTCAGGTGGCCAGCGTATTTTTGTCCAAAAAGTAACCCCTATGGAGTATTTCTGCCAAGTTTGGCGCTTGTTTGAAtgatttatctgaaaaaaaaaaaagaatcatttaTCTGCTGCACTAATGCAGGTGGGATTACCAGGTCCAGTCATGATAGAGACGCCTTGATCAGCAAAGTCCAAGTCATGGAAGACCCATGACATGATGCTCAGAGATCTGAAGGGTCAACCGTGACAGGACGCCCAACCAGGCATCCAGCACCGAACTGGAGGGAGTAGGGTAGAGAGGCAGTCCACCCACTGCCCGcaacccctgacccccccccccccatccctcagagagacagaggaagctTATGACCCAGTACAGCAGGCCACTGGGGGCAGCCCAGCCCAGTGAGCGGGTCAGAACAAGGTTTAGAAATGGGTCCCCACGCATCCAGGGACCCCCGAGTCCAACGTGGTTGAAACTTCCTTGAGGGGCCGACACATGCCGTACCAGCGAGCAAGTCCCTGCACCCTGATCTGACTCGATGCAGAGGTCCAAGGAAGGCCCACCAGCCCCCCTGGAGCCCACCCAGGCCAGATCACTGTGGACAGCCACCTGGAATGGCCCAGGGGCAGCACCAATGGCACTGGCAGCAGGGCATCCACAGCCCCCAGACCCCAATGCGTCAGGGACTCAACAGAGGAAGCATGTAGGAGGACCCAACGGAGATCACATGAACTCCGAACAAGCCCCCACCCTGTCCAGGCCTGCGCCCACatagcgcccccccccccccccgaggccAAAGCCAGAGCCAGCAAACAGAGGGTGCCCTGGCCTCCGAGCCACCCGCCCACACTGAGAATTAGTGAAGGACCTCCCAGCGCAGGAAGAGAGGTGACGACAGAGCAGGAAGCAgtagggggagggaggaggacagggcggCTACGAGTCCCGGAAGCCCCACGGATAGTAGGACATGGCATCCAAACTCTCCCCAACAACATCCAGTAGATTTAGTGGAACTTTTAGAGTGTTTTTAGAACATTGTCAGAGTATTTCCACTGTAGTTTTAGAGTATTTCAGGGTAGTTTTTTTATCCCGTCTCTGCAGAAACTGTTCAAACctgttgtgtctctgtcttTGATGTCCAGCAGGATGTAACTcgtccttctttctctctgttctccacacagatTCTAACTTCACCAACAACAATGAGCTGAGGATCGTGATGGTGGGGAAGACTGGAATCGGGAAGAGCGCCACAGGAAACACTATTCTTGGCCGCCAGTGCTTTGAGTCCAAGTTCAGTGCCAAGTCCATGACGGTGGACTGTTCCAAAGGCAAAGCCACAGTGTCTGGTCAGCAGGTGGCGGTCATTGACACTCCAGGCCTGTTTGACACCAGGTTCGGCGTGGACAAAACCACCATGGACATTTGCCAGTGCATCTCTTATGCTTCTCCTGGACCACACATCTTCCTGGTGGTCATCAGGCTGGGCAGATacactgaggaggagcagcagacggtGCAAAGGATCCAAGAAATCTTTGGCCAGGCTGCAGACAAATACAGCATGGTTCTCTTTACAGGAGGGGACCTGATCGAAGGAACCATCGAGGGCTTCCTGGCTGAAAGCCCAGAGCTGCAACAACTGGTGTCCAGATGTAACAACCAGTACCACGTCttcaacaacaagaacaaagatCCCTCTcaggtccaggagctgctgcagaagatcagAAACGTGGTGCAGAAGAACGGAGGAAGCCACTACACCAACGAGATGTTccaggaggctgagagggccatcgaggagaagaagagacgcatcctggaggagaaagaagagaaaatacgcaaagaaaaagaagagatggagaggaagctgcaggagaaatATGATAAAGAGATGCAGAGAATCAACCAAGAACTGCAGgctgagagagagcaggagaggaaggagagagaggaggagaggaggagggagagggaggagatgaATGAAGACAGGAagcgggagagggaggagagagctgaagagaggaggagggagatggaggagaaggagaaggagctgggCAGAATGAGGGATCAGTATGACAGAGAGCTGAAGGAGAAACTCAACAACATCCAAACCAGGCATGAAGACGAAGCCAGAGACGACGCAGAGGGTTTCAATCCTTTATATCCTCTGGTACAAGCTGGAGAGCTCGCTCTCAAGGCAGGGAAGAAGATTGTCGGAGGGGTTCGACTTCTGGGAAAGGCCATTGGAAATTTGTTCAAATGAGAAGGAGCGAGTCCTGCTTTGAGagagtggaggtggagctccTGCAGGTTCCTTCAGATCatcacactgccccctggtgtcCATAGAAGGAAGTCTGAGCAGATGTTTATCATGGAGGCAGGCTGATGTTTGTTacacctctctttctctcaatATTACTGTTTGCTTTTTCTCAAATAGCCAGAAAAAGGAATGTTCTCAGATGTCTCTGacactttgttctttttttatgaagttATTTTAATCTTCTTCGtctgatttctttgtttactttttaGTCTAATTTACAGTTAGTGTTACAGGTGTGGCTTAGTGGTGCTGTGGCCCCATGGAATCAGCATAGCACCCCCAAGAAGtacattttaataataattttaaaaaaagtggattattttgactgtttctgtgtgaacagtAATTTGTTGTCTGGTTAATCTGATTCAGCCCAGTGAGTACAGCACATCCATTAACTTTCTGCTTACTTCCTGTTAACCAGCGCTCTTGTACTGGAGTCAATGAATGTAAATtagtgttaaaaatgaaaacagctaaaatgtctGCATGTATTCTCATCATAATAGTATACTGTCAATATCTTTGTGGTTGAGACCCAGATTCTGACTCCTTCTAGTTATCTCTATCCAGTCCTTACTAATATATCATCACATGTATGAAACACAATATTATTCTTTCAGTGGAGGTTTTGGTTCTGGTAGCACGAGTCTGATTTGTGTATGAAGCCCaaacctgctgtgtgttttgcttgtGGCTGATTCTGTGCAGACAGGACTGTTAAAGTTTGCATTTCGTGGCTTGTTTGAGGGGGCTTCCTTATAAACCTTCCAtctttttcacttcagctgaaTATCTTGTGTGTTATGAGGCGTAGTGCTGATCAGTGACTTGCTGTATTTATCTGAATTAAAGTTGTGTCAATAAGATGAGTCTTTTGTGATCTGTGTTCAGCTCTCAGCACATTTCCAGGAGTCTGGACGGTGAGTCTCAACCAGCTGTgcaaaaacactgtttctcctccaaacatgtcGAAACACTGAAGCCCAGACATGATCAGAGCTGACCGGAGATCTCACACCTCACAAGGTAAAGGTACAGACTCCACTTCTTAGAGCTGAAGTGTGAAAGACAGCTTTCTGAAATGTTCTCTTCtatgaaaataattttttacTTGACTCCTTGTAAACTGGGATAAGTGCAAAGACACTGACTGACATGCCAGAACGGGAATATATGATGAAATATGGACATGTTGGGAATCAACTTATGGTCAGTTTAGCTCACGATAATGATTAATAAGACACCAGAGAACCTCGGGGAACCAACTGTTGAACAGAACGTGACAGACTATTTGGTTTTCTGTCTcctaaaacacacttttaactTTTCATTGGGAATTTCGATAACAGTTGAATTCCTCAACTCAActcaattttatttgtatagcactttaaaAGAATGAAATTCACCACAGAAAATAGTGAAGGCTGAAGAATTTCAGAGTTCTTGACAGAAGTGGTTGAAATTTCATTCGCATTTAATCAGCAATGAATAAAACAGCAAGACGACAATTccaaacagataaaacaaaatacacagaTTCTTACCaactatgcacacacacacacacacacacacacacacacacacacacacacacacaaaatttaTTATGTTAATGTTGTGAATTACATTCATGCACTTTGTTTCTCTGTATGTTAGATTCGAATATATTCATTTTTGTCTGTCATTCAAGTTcccattttatttacttatttatttactgtcgtATAATGCATTTACATTCTAACCACTATGTTGTGATCACTCATGTATCCATTGTATTAATCACATTCTAACTCAGTATGCTTTGATTCACTTATATAcaattttattcacatttaatgaACATGTACTAATTCAACTGTTGACTATATTATTATTCTTCTTGTATGCATCCTATGACTGTCTCAGGATTCTAAGGCCTCCAGTACAGCAGATTGTAACTGAAAGCTCTCTGTGGATCCTGAAGCTGCTCGAGGCCGGCCAGGGTCAAAGCAAGGAGTAGTTCATACTTCCGACCCTCTTCCAGCTGACTCCCTATTTGTCTCATGAGAAAAGACCTGATTATTTCCTTCAAAGTACGTGTGACCTTCATGAAACAATTACTGTCTGTTGGTCTTCGAGAAAAACAACCCTGTGACAGTCAGAGTGTTATCAGAATGTAACTATCAATCATATGCAAACCCAGTAGTATAACTTCCCAAGCAGAGGAGAGATCGGtgccattttctgctggagactctgaCGCTGTCAGATCTCACGGACGtggtccaggactcctgtttatcttttattgctagcattcaggttatctccctgtctgatcaactttctaCTGAATTAAAGATCCTGTGCAAGAGACTTCAACGTTTCGAGcatttttaatcactcttttcttcagttttctgctcaAGTCTCAAcattacttatttatttaaatttaggTTTGTGTACCGACAGGTGTGGTTGGTCAACTAATATGTGGCCCAGAGGATGCTCCATGTCTGGAATGGGTGTATTATTGAGTTCAGAAGGTAACAATAATATGATAGTAAGATAAACATATTTGAGTGGGGAATTGGTTTGACTAAAAGAAACATCTGGTTTTGCCCATACTGTTATTTAGGTTGAAAAATGAAGATGGTAGCAAGATGTAGAACAGCATTTTACTTCACTGTTCAGCGGTGTAAAACTCCAGGGCTTGCAGTAACGTTGTAACAGGTAGTCGCCATCTTTGAACACACTTCTGCATTTTTACAGCATCAGAGTCAGCATCATTAACAGTGACACCTTGTGGCGTAAAGTATAAATGTTACTGAACACAACATCTCCTCTCTCTGTAAAAGAATACAGTATATTTGAatacaacaaacagcagcaacatcaGTATCAATAGCAAAGTTACTCAACCTTATCAAGTACTCTTATTCATCAAACTCTTTAAACAGAAACTGTAACTAGAGCAGTGTGTctgacttaaaggtgcattaaggagtttttcaactttaaaaatacttattttccaccataaatatattacaaataatCGATGCTGTGTACAaggtgccctgacatattcattgctagcaccgctaacagcgctaaattgtcacttgaaagtcacagtgccggtccgacaccagaattttttgggggagaatttgagatgatgtgacgtagcTGACCTGAttggtccgcgccttacgattggtcggagtttttacagtcctttggccgctacagttgtcagagtttttctgcacctttttccgtccacataatgtattgagttctcccagggggcaaggagcatttcactcagtatgacaaaaagtgcttttggacaacatcgtctaccccaGCTTTAAAGCACCTTTAAGACATACTTCTTGGCTTCACAAATCTCAAACTCGCATCAGGTCTTGAAGTCACTTTGAAACATCCTTATGCCATGCTGGCCAGTTTTTGGCTCTGGGCTGTTTCTGAGAAGAGTTTAAATGAACATTGGAATGTTCTGTTCTGGCGCATCACAGTTTTGTTCAGCCACGGAGGGGAAGTGCGCAAGGAGAAGCATTTCATGTTTCTCCATCGCTCAGCTGGAAAGAGTTTGGACCGATGTTTCTCTTTACGGTCACAGGTGCAGTAAACCTGGGGTGTGCTTCTGGGACATGGTAAGGTTTCTTTACCCTCACACTTTATCCCGGTCGAAAAGAAGGTGGCTGTGCGCCACGTTTTGCATCCACGTAATGCTTCATCTTGTTCTGTTGCTTCTGAGCTGACAGACGAGCAGAGGCATCCACTGACGTGGCAGGTTGCAGGGGAAGAATGTCCAGCTTAGTGGAGGTTGTTGTATGTGGTGTTGCACGATATACCTGAAGCCAGTTCATTACAGTCTCTTGCCATGGTTCTGACTGTTGAATTGCAGACTGAATGCAGCTCCGGAGTGAACGGTGGAATCTTTCTTCAGCTCCTTTAGCAGCAGGGTAGTAGACTGATGTCCTGGTGTGCAAAACTCCTCTGGCTTCCAGGAATGTGGCAAAAGCTCCTGATGTGACTTGTGGACCATTCATTATCTGTGACGTTGGTTTCTGGATTACCATGACGGCTGAAGACAGTGGTCAAAAAGTGAATAACATCAGCAGTGGCAGCAGTTTGTGAAAAAGCAAGTTCTGGCCACTTGGAATAATAGTCTGTCAGGGTGATTGCAAACCTGCAGGCAGGAGTGGCTGAGTCAAAGGGTCCCACAATATCAAGACCTGGTTTCTTCCATGGAAGTGGAATGGGTTGCAGGGGAGCAGGGTGAGTGCAGGCTGTCTCGTCATTTAACTGATAAGGTCCACATGAAGACATGCAGGACTGAACTTGTGAATCAATCTTTGGCCACCAGCAGAGGTCAGGCAGGCGTTGCTTAGTAGGAACAATTCCTTGATGACTTTCTTAAGCAAGCATGATCAGTGTATGTCTTTGTGAGGTTGGTGCAATTAGCCCTGTTCCTCTGAGGATGTAGTTATCCTTGACTGAAAGTTCATCTCGTATTTTGTAGTATGGAGTCAGCATGTCACTTTctggttttattgaagaaggCCAGCCATTTGTTAGTTGTGAGTGCAGGGCAAAAAGCTCAGGGCAGGTTAAGGTGGCATCGTGGAAGTCAGTTACTGGGAAGGCGCTCAGCGTGGTCGAAATCCACCAACACTGGTTCAGCATCCTGGGAAGAGTCAGAGTGCTCAGATAATGGCAGGCGTGACAGAAAATCAGCTGTGTAGTGCTTCtctttagaatagaatagaatagaatagaatagaatgctttttattgtcatcatacatgtatgatgaaactgaaaacaactCCTTGGTGCGAATAGAAAGATAGCAAAGAAATAAAGAGTAGAAATTTAATAATATAAGTATATGCAAAAAGGGCAGCAAGAATGCAAGGGATGtaacaatataaaaaaagtacaaatgtaCAGATGTACAACAGAGAGCCCGGTAGCAGCAATTGGAAAACAATATATGTACATGTATATTGCACagagaaaatatatgtatttgtaCACTGTACAGTGGAGAAATAAATATATGTCTATCTATGCAGAAGTAAGTATATTTACACTGACAGTGGACAGTTTCACAGAGTTCTGTGTTCAGTACTCTGGTTGCACTGGGGAGGAAGGACCTGGTGAATCTGCAGGTGTGGGCCGACTGTTTCAACTGTGGagcattttctttctgtttctgttggtGTGCGGGAGGCAAAAGCAACTGATTTCTCTGTTCCATCAGGCTGTATTTGTGCAAAAACAGCTTCAAGCCAGTTGTCACTTGCATCTGTGGAAGTTACAGGGTGAAGACAAGGATTGGAAAGACCAAGTGCGGAGCTATCAGTAAGACATTGCTTTACTTCTCTGAAACTTGCTTGTGCTGCAGGAGTCCATGCAAATGTGTTCTTTTCTtgagcacacgcacacattggTGCTGCCACAGTTGCAAAGTTGGGCAAAAACTTGGAGTACCAAGACACAAGGCCCAGAAAGGATCTGAGGGCGACACCATCTGAGGGGGGTGGGGCTCTCAGAACAGCATCCACGTGTTTCCTGGTCAGGAAAGATTCCATCTGGAATCGTACGCAACGTGAGGTAATTGTAAAGTAACCTAGTGAAGGCTTTCTGAAGTGGCGTTTGTTCTCATTAAGCACGAGTCCTGCCTCTTTCAGTTCCAGCAGGACTGCTCTGAGTTTGATATACTGACATGAGGTGATGTTGTAAGTTCTGCCTGAAGGCCCTCCTGGGTTTGAGATCATGCAGTTAAATGATGTCCTCCGGTCTGGGATGTCAGTAATCCCAGCTGCTTCACATGGTGCAGACGTTTGGACAGCACAGCTGTTTCACTTAGATATAAAAACGCTCCTTTACACTGAACATTCATGGTAAAAGTTGGCGTGTCGAAGGGGAACATGAGGTGACTCCACCTTCACAGCCTTCCAGGTGAACTGGGATTTATTAAAGTGTAACCAGGCATCAGGCGCCTGGTGACTGTCTGGCTCTATCTGTGCGTCGTGTATATGCATCTATTTTTGTTcccaactttatttattaaacattttataaGAAAACCTGACATTCAACACAACAAAATATTCACAGTAGTGCAATTAAGAAAACTCTGCTGCATGTCACCAACCagccctccccccaccccaaccaTAAAACCATGAGGCtaaaccaccacacacacacacacacacacacacacaaaaggtagaataaataaattaaattgaataaTAATTAGAAAAAAGGGGGGGGTTAACCTCTAATCACCCTCTGAAGCATATGAAATATTTAAGGAGTGAATATATTGCACAAAAGGATCGCAAATTACATGAAACGTGAATGAATTAtgcctttatttgtcccacaagaggaaatttcattcatcatcaataaaaaaacaagtctaAAGAAAGGAAGTAAAGCTGAAATCATGGCTGTGGTGTGAAGTCGACCTCATGAAGTTTTTTAGCAGAAGCGTTTCCAGGAAAGACCTTTGTTTCACATCAGTGCTGAaggcggagcagcttcagaggagctgcagcttcctgtaaACAGGACAAGCAGAGAGCAGTGCAGCTTCACTGAGACACTCCctggaacaaaaaataaaaactcaggGATCGAGCCCCTCTGGTCAAGGGAGGGCAAGGTGTCTTGTGTTCTTCTAGTTCTCTCAGTGTCGTTCATTTTACAAAAAGAGTGTTATCAGTGTGGAGTCCGAGATATCTCTCCATATCATCTTC
This window contains:
- the LOC115384560 gene encoding GTPase IMAP family member 9-like: MDQNFNQNLAGNLFNPAMGGGFFNPAMAANFFNPGMATSYDSNFTNNNELRIVMVGKTGIGKSATGNTILGRQCFESKFSAKSMTVDCSKGKATVSGQQVAVIDTPGLFDTRFGVDKTTMDICQCISYASPGPHIFLVVIRLGRYTEEEQQTVQRIQEIFGQAADKYSMVLFTGGDLIEGTIEGFLAESPELQQLVSRCNNQYHVFNNKNKDPSQVQELLQKIRNVVQKNGGSHYTNEMFQEAERAIEEKKRRILEEKEEKIRKEKEEMERKLQEKYDKEMQRINQELQAEREQERKEREEERRREREEMNEDRKREREERAEERRREMEEKEKELGRMRDQYDRELKEKLNNIQTRHEDEARDDAEGFNPLYPLVQAGELALKAGKKIVGGVRLLGKAIGNLFK